In the genome of bacterium, the window TTCTGCAAATTGTTCTTTCGGAACATAAAAAGCATCGTCGTGTTCGGCGTGCCCTTTCATACGCATAGTTTTCGATTCGATTAAAATCGGCCCTTTGCCGGCGCGAGCTTTTTCGATCGCGTATTTGCTGACGCGAAAAACTTCCATCACATCGTTGCCATCCATGACAATAGCTTCCATACCGTACGCTTTACCTTTGACAGCCAAATCCGGCGTTAAATTCTGATGCGCCGTCGGGGTGGAATAAGCCCAATTGTTATTTTCAATAATACAAACAAACGGAAGTTTCCAGACGGCAGCCATATTCATACCTTCATGAAATTCCGCAGTCGATGTTCCGCCATCGCCGATATAGGTCAAGGCCACGCGTGCTTGCTTTTTGATTTTGAAAGCCAGCGCACACCCGGCTAAATTGATCACCAGGCTGCCAAGATGTGAAATGGGCGCAAACACTCCAAGTTCAAGACTGCCTAAATGTGAATTGCCGTCCCGTCCCTGCGTCGGTGTCGTAGAACGGCCGACAAAATTGGATAAAAA includes:
- a CDS encoding thiamine pyrophosphate-dependent dehydrogenase E1 component subunit alpha; protein product: FLSNFVGRSTTPTQGRDGNSHLGSLELGVFAPISHLGSLVINLAGCALAFKIKKQARVALTYIGDGGTSTAEFHEGMNMAAVWKLPFVCIIENNNWAYSTPTAHQNLTPDLAVKGKAYGMEAIVMDGNDVMEVFRVSKYAIEKARAGKGPILIESKTMRMKGHAEHDDAFYVPKEQFAEWQKKDPIIRCEKYLLDHRVITPKENEAIKARVAKEMEEAEEFALSAPFPNFDDGVTGVYAE